The following nucleotide sequence is from uncultured Campylobacter sp..
TTGAGTACTCGTCCTCGCAGACGATCTTTTTGCCGTCTTTATCTACCGGCTGGAGCAAGTAGCCCTTAAACTGATCCTTCCAGCCTTTGTGCGCGCCCATTATCCATTTGACTTTTTTGTCGCGGCCGATCTTGATGACGGCGTCTTGGTGGCGGCTGGAGATGATGATGCTATCGTCGCTTGGATCATAATCCACGCTATTTACGTGAGCCCAGTTGCGTCCAGGGCCCGAGCCCACGATATCGCCCCATTTTTCGTTCGTATCCATCTCGGCTAGCTCGTCCGCGCTCGCGGTGTGGCCCGCCTTGCTAGCGTCGATGTTTAGGCATACCGCGCCCTGATCGAGCGTTTTTAGCACGATGTCGCGGTAAGGATCTAAAATTTCATACAGCCTAAAATCATCTACGACGTTGCCGTCCCTATCGACCTCGACGATGACGTCGCGTACGGTGCGGACGTTTTTACCGTCGGCGCGTTTATAGTTGGCGTTTGCCGCGCGGAGGAAGTAGTGCCCGTTTTGCGCAACGTCCATAGAGTGCGAGAAGTCGTTGTAGCCCGCAGGTAGCTCGCGGTTAAAGATTTCGCGGCCCATTATGTCGTATTTGGCGTATCTTTGGCCGTAGCCCCACGTCATCGCGCCGTCGTCGTTTTGTTTAAAGCCCATCATGACGCCCGCAGAAAAAGGCTGCTTGAGGTCGTAAATTTTACTAGGTTCTAGATACCAACGTACTTCGCCTTTGGTGTCTAGCACGAAGTTATTTGGGCTGTAGTTCCACTCGATCGCGCCGCCTGCGGGGTTGTTCCACACGACTTTGGTGCCCTTGCCGGTTTTATTTACGAAGTTATTTACGTAGTAGAGGCGGTTGGCAAATTTCGCGCTCGGAGCCTTCACGACTTCGATTTTATCAAACAGCGCGCCCTTTTGAGACGGCATACCGGAGCTCTCTAGATAAATCGCCGGAGCGTAAATTTTATAGCTTTCTTTTACGTGCTCGGTCCCACCCTTATAAATTTTATCATACTCGACCTCGACGGTGTTTTGATAGTCTGGGTAGAGCCCAAAAACCGGGATTCCGCCGTGCGTACGCAGATGCTTATCGGCGACTTTATAGCTGATCGTCTGGCCGTCCGGTTTCGGCACGATGGTGACTTTTGCGTTTGCTAGCGTGTAGCCGCCGTTTTTGATGACCGCCGTTAGAGGCGCGATGTCGTATGGATTAACGACTACTTCGCCGATCTTGCCCGGGACGGCGTAGTCTATGTGCGCGCCGCTAGGTCCGCCGATAGCCAGCGCAGCCGTACTTAGACCGCCTAAAAGCGCCGCAGCTAGCGCAAATGAGGAAAGAGTTCGCTTCATCTTATTCTCCTTTGAATTAATTTGATACCGTAATTTTAATCAACCTCGCTAACGTAGAAATCACGCGTTTATTAAAACTTGCTTAATTATAAAAAATAATTTCAAATTTTGGCTTTTGTGCCAAAATTTAGTCGAAATTTTATAAATTTAATCTAAAATTTATCTTAGCGTGAGTTTTGCGGCGGCGAGAGGATATAAAATTAACCCAAACAAAATTATTTTAAGGAGCATTTCATGAATCTACTTTCTAAATTTAGCAAAGGCTTTTTAGCCGTAGCGATGTTTGGCGCCCTTAGCGCGTCAGCATTTACCGAGGGTGAGGACTACGTAAAGCTGCAAAAACCGCTACCCGTAGAGCAAAACACGCTGGTTAAGGTCTTTAGCTATGCATGCCCGTTTTGCTACAAATACGACAAAACCGTCACGCCGAAGGTCGTAGAAAAGGTCGCAGGGCTAAAATACGTGCCGTTTCATCTAAAAACCAAGGGCGAATACGGCGAGGTAGCGAGTAAAATTTTTGCCGTCTTAGCCGTGATGGACGAGGAAAAAGGCGTAAGCTTGCTAGATGAAAACTCGCTGTTTAAAAAAGCAAAATTTGCCTACTACAAGGCCTATCACGATCAAAAGCAGCGCTGGAGTGACGGCAAGGACGAGGCTGCGTTTTTAAAGACGGGGCTTGATGCGGCCGGCATCAGCGAAGCGGACTATCAAAAAAAGCTGGAAGATCCAAAGGTTGCCGAACTGCTTAAAAAATGGGACGAGAGCTACGACGTAGCTAAGATCCAGGGTGTGCCGGCGTTTGTCGTAAACGGCAAATACCTCATCATGACGAAGTCCATCAGCTCCATCGACGGCATGGCGCAGCTAATTGAAGAGCTGCTCAAAAAATAGGGCGCAGGCATGAAATTTGCGGAAAAAATAGCAAAATTCGCAGATAGCCGCCTGTCGTGGGCGATCCTCGTAGCAGTGAGCGTGGGGCTTGTTATCCTCGCGCACTCGCTGTTTCAAAACTACGTCTATATGCCGCCTTGCGAGCAGTGCGTCTATATCCGCTTTGCCTTTTTGTGCATGGCGCTAGGAGGGCTAGTCGCGATCATAAATCCCAAAAATTTGCTCCTCGCGCTCGCGGGCTACCTGCTAGCCTTTTGGGGCGTGGTGCAGGGCATAATGTATAGCGTCAAGCTCGCCAGGATCCACGACGCCGTACACGGAGACGATCCGTTCGGCGTGCAGGGCTGCTCGACCGAGCCGCACTATCCGTTCGGCCTGCCGCTTGAGCGGTGGGCGCCTGATTGGTTCTTGCCTACGGGCGACTGCGGCTACGATAATCCGCTGGTGCCTGAGGGCGTCACGCTAGACGGCTTTCAGAAGTATTTAGTCGATCTTTATGAGGACGGCTGGTATCTGATCCCATCAAGCAAATTTATGTCGATGGCAGACTGCACGCTCATAGGCTTTAGCGTCTGCTTCGTCGTGCTTGCCGCGATGTTTATTTGCAAAATTTTAACCCTCAAAAAAGCTTAAATCGGTCTAAATTTAGACCGATTTTGCTATACTCGCCGTATGAAAGCCTTACGCGAACATAATTTTAAAATTTACTTCGTCATCATTTTCGCAAGCCTTTTCGTAGTACTTTTGGGCGTGAAAAACTACGAGGACGCCAAGGCGCAGATCACGACGCTCGCGGATAAAAACAAGATCGCCGCGAGCGAAAATATCGTCGGGAGCTTCTCGTTTTGGTTGGACGAGCGGCTGCATTCCCTGGTGCGCGCGGCTAAATTTATGCAAAACGCAGGCGCGATACGAGACGACGAAAAGCTCGGCGGCTTCATACGGCTTTTTAAAGAAAACTCCGCAGAATTCGACGCTTTGCAGTTTTTGCGCGAGGATGGAGAAATTTTCGTAGACGGTAAAGAGCTGGGCGACGATGAAGCGATGCCAAAGAGCCTGCGCACGGGGCTTGTTTGGTTCGAGGAGACCAAAAGCACGCTCGCGCCCACGGTAAATTTTATGCAGCGCCATAAAACCTTAGGCGAGCCGACGCTAAATTTATGCGTGCCCGTCATGGACGGCGGCTCGTTTGCGGGGGTGTTTTGCGGCGTGGTGAAGCTGCAAAACATACTAAAAAATATGGAAAAATTTAAACTCGCACCCGATTCCTACGCCTTTATCGTCACGCACGGCGGCGAAATTTTAACGCCGATGAAGGACGCGGCGCTAAAAAAGCAGATCGAGGATAAATTTAAAGAGCTTTTTTTGCGCGACGAGGATATCACGAGCATAAAAATCGGATTAAATTTCATCTCCGTCGCCGAGATCCCCACGCTAAACTGGTTCATCGGCGCAGGAACGGATAACGAAAAGGAGCTTGCCGCGCTGCTTAACTCCGCGCTAAAAAACGCCCTTACTCTGCTTTTTGCGTTCGCGGCGTTGGCACTGGTGGCAAATTTCTTACATAACTTTATGTACTCAAAAATCAAAAACCTGCAAGACGACTACGAGGCTCTGCTCAAGCACAAAGCCCGTATGAGCGAGGCGGGCGAGCTAATCAGCGGCATAAATCATCAGTTTATTCAGCCGGTTAATTCGCTAAATTTGATGATATCAAGCCTACTCATGCTGCAAAAAGACGGCAAACTAGACGCCGCGACGCTAGAGAGTATGCTGCAAAAAGGCCAGGCCGCGACCGTGCTTTTAAGCGATACGATCGAGATTTTTAGAAATTTTTATAAAAGCAGCGACAGTCCGCAAAAATTTAGCGTGCAGCGCTGCATAAAAGACCTACTAAAGCTCATGCACACCGAGCTTAGCAAGGCAAACGTCGCGGTAAGCTTGCGCGAATTTCAAGACGAAGAGGCCACGCAGCGGATGGGCATCGTGCAGCAAATTTTACTCATCCTCATTCACAACGCCAAAGACGCGGTCGTGGAGCGATACAAAGACGAGATCGCCAAGCGGCAGGTTTTTTTGGACGTCAAATTTGAAAACGGCACGTGCAAAATATCCGTCACGGACTACGGCAGCGGCGTGAGCAAGGAGCTTCGAGATAAAATTTTGACCCAGCCAAAAACCACCAAAAAGCAAGGAAGCGGTATCGGGCTGTATTTTGGCAAAAAGCTAGCAAACGAAAAGCTCGCAGGCGACATCAGGCTGCTAAGCGCGGGCGATCCGACAACGTTTGAGCTCGGCTTTGAGATAAATTTAAAGGAGTGAGATGCAAGAGCACTTAAAGCTGCTTAAAGACCTGACCGTCCTCATCGTCGAGGACGACGAGATCGCAAGGGAACTGCTAATAGGCGGGCTAAAGCCATACTGCCTTAGCGTCTGGGGCGCGGCAGACGGGCTGGAGGGGCTGGAGTGTTTTAAAAAGCTAGCCCCCGGCATCGTCATAACCGACATCCACATGCCCGCGATGAACGGCTTTGAGATGATGAAGGAGATGATGCGCATAAAGCCCGCGCAAAAATTTATCGTCTTTACCTCCTACGACACCGACGACAATCTCATCAAAAGCATCGAGCACGGCGCGGCGTCGTTTCTAAAAAAGCCCGTCGATATCGCCGCGCTCTGCCGCCTACTAGTGGCTCTAACCTACGAAAAGGACGAAAAGCTCGTACGCCTGGGTCCGCAAACCAGCATAAA
It contains:
- a CDS encoding response regulator, with the protein product MQEHLKLLKDLTVLIVEDDEIARELLIGGLKPYCLSVWGAADGLEGLECFKKLAPGIVITDIHMPAMNGFEMMKEMMRIKPAQKFIVFTSYDTDDNLIKSIEHGAASFLKKPVDIAALCRLLVALTYEKDEKLVRLGPQTSINLAKEKIYKNGEEIYLSFLQNKLFWLFAYNLNKLVSYEMIEEFVYEGEQTSKGAIQNVVLRLKRELGVKFKNISESGYILLSDDQI
- a CDS encoding sensor histidine kinase, whose product is MKALREHNFKIYFVIIFASLFVVLLGVKNYEDAKAQITTLADKNKIAASENIVGSFSFWLDERLHSLVRAAKFMQNAGAIRDDEKLGGFIRLFKENSAEFDALQFLREDGEIFVDGKELGDDEAMPKSLRTGLVWFEETKSTLAPTVNFMQRHKTLGEPTLNLCVPVMDGGSFAGVFCGVVKLQNILKNMEKFKLAPDSYAFIVTHGGEILTPMKDAALKKQIEDKFKELFLRDEDITSIKIGLNFISVAEIPTLNWFIGAGTDNEKELAALLNSALKNALTLLFAFAALALVANFLHNFMYSKIKNLQDDYEALLKHKARMSEAGELISGINHQFIQPVNSLNLMISSLLMLQKDGKLDAATLESMLQKGQAATVLLSDTIEIFRNFYKSSDSPQKFSVQRCIKDLLKLMHTELSKANVAVSLREFQDEEATQRMGIVQQILLILIHNAKDAVVERYKDEIAKRQVFLDVKFENGTCKISVTDYGSGVSKELRDKILTQPKTTKKQGSGIGLYFGKKLANEKLAGDIRLLSAGDPTTFELGFEINLKE
- the dsbI gene encoding protein-disulfide oxidoreductase DsbI, with the translated sequence MKFAEKIAKFADSRLSWAILVAVSVGLVILAHSLFQNYVYMPPCEQCVYIRFAFLCMALGGLVAIINPKNLLLALAGYLLAFWGVVQGIMYSVKLARIHDAVHGDDPFGVQGCSTEPHYPFGLPLERWAPDWFLPTGDCGYDNPLVPEGVTLDGFQKYLVDLYEDGWYLIPSSKFMSMADCTLIGFSVCFVVLAAMFICKILTLKKA
- a CDS encoding aryl-sulfate sulfotransferase — its product is MKRTLSSFALAAALLGGLSTAALAIGGPSGAHIDYAVPGKIGEVVVNPYDIAPLTAVIKNGGYTLANAKVTIVPKPDGQTISYKVADKHLRTHGGIPVFGLYPDYQNTVEVEYDKIYKGGTEHVKESYKIYAPAIYLESSGMPSQKGALFDKIEVVKAPSAKFANRLYYVNNFVNKTGKGTKVVWNNPAGGAIEWNYSPNNFVLDTKGEVRWYLEPSKIYDLKQPFSAGVMMGFKQNDDGAMTWGYGQRYAKYDIMGREIFNRELPAGYNDFSHSMDVAQNGHYFLRAANANYKRADGKNVRTVRDVIVEVDRDGNVVDDFRLYEILDPYRDIVLKTLDQGAVCLNIDASKAGHTASADELAEMDTNEKWGDIVGSGPGRNWAHVNSVDYDPSDDSIIISSRHQDAVIKIGRDKKVKWIMGAHKGWKDQFKGYLLQPVDKDGKKIVCEDEYSKCPGYESETGGFDWQWTQHTAFRIDSKSKKGLVYLTVFDNGDTRGMEQPAMAGMKYSRAVVYKIDEKAKTVEQVWEYGKQRGSEWYSSVTSLAQYQDDLDSVMVYSAVAGMQFDIAKGRPVGVPSPHIDEFEWGAKEPSIEIKMTNAMGYQAFPFSLEKAFEK
- a CDS encoding thiol:disulfide interchange protein DsbA/DsbL, translated to MNLLSKFSKGFLAVAMFGALSASAFTEGEDYVKLQKPLPVEQNTLVKVFSYACPFCYKYDKTVTPKVVEKVAGLKYVPFHLKTKGEYGEVASKIFAVLAVMDEEKGVSLLDENSLFKKAKFAYYKAYHDQKQRWSDGKDEAAFLKTGLDAAGISEADYQKKLEDPKVAELLKKWDESYDVAKIQGVPAFVVNGKYLIMTKSISSIDGMAQLIEELLKK